The Rhodohalobacter sp. 614A genomic interval GAGCTGCAAATATGTCAATCAGTTTACCCATTGTAATCTGCTGGTTATACAGTGCCTCAATACTTTCATCCATAAAATGATAGTCGAAAGGGTACTCCGGATCGAACTCTTTAAAAACGTTCCCGATAGTAGCCAGGCTTTCCTGCATATTTCCCGGAGCTATTTTTATTGAAATAAAGTTTTTAAACATCTCGGGCGAGTTTCTTAGCATCAATGGCTCTATCGGTTTAAAAGCCGATTGAAAATTAAAGTCTTTCACCACACCTACAATTTTTCCCTCTTCCAGTCTTTTTCCTACTGGATCTTTCAATTGCATTACTTTTAGCGCCGTCTCGTTCACGAGATAATATGTAAGTGTATCACCCGGATTACGAGGTTGAAAATTTTTCCCTTTCGAAATTTCCAAACCGAACGTTTCAGCGAATGAGTCATCTACTTCTAAATAATTCATCAAAAAATCTTCCCGGCCTTCAGGCATTCCTTCCCATTCAATACCTGAATAGGAGCCCTCGTGATTAATGGGCAGACTATTAGATTGAGTTACCTGCAAAACAGATGATTGCTGTAGCAAAGTTGATTTCAAACTCTCATATCTAACATCATTTCTTAATTCTGCTTTTACAGGTGTAAAGATTACATGCTCCTGATCAAAACCTACATTTCGTTCCAAAACGTAATCCATCTGTTGCCTGATGATGATAGCACCAATAATCAGCATAACCGAGAGAGCAAACTGGCTTACAACCAGTATTTTTCTTAATGAAAGACGGCGCTTTCCCAGTCCTTCGATAGTTTTGAACGACCCTTTAAGAATATTAGTGGTACTAAATGCAGAAAGGAAAAATGATGGATAAAGCCCTGATAAGACTCCAACAGAAAATAAAATGATAAGAATAAGGGGTATTAAATATTCTGGTGGAAGAAGATGTAGCGATAGAGGAATACCACTTAAACTTGCAAAATATGAAATAGATACCTGGGTAATAGCCAGAGCAATAAAAGTGGAAAGAAAAGCAAAAATCATGGACTCCCCTATCAACTGGTAAACTAACTGTTTACGGCTGGCTCCCATTACTTTTCGAACCCCTATTTCTTTACCCCGCTCGAATGACCTTGCAGTGCTGAGGTTTACAAAATTGATACAAGAGATAAAAATAATGATAAGCCCAATAGCTCCGAACAAATAAATCGTTTGGAGATCACTTGTTTTAGCAAACTCCGTATTAAAATCGAAGTCAGAATATAAATGAATATCCGTAAGTGGCTGCAAATATAGCTGAGGCTGCCAGGCCGGGTTATCTATATTATCACTGAGTAAAGGACGGATTTTTTGCTCAAATGCATCCGGATTTGCCGATTCTTTCAGTACGATATATGTGTACATCCAGTTCATTCCCCAATTTTCAAAGTCCCGGCGTCCCTGCAAGTTTTGCATAGGCAACAGGTAATTGAATGTTAAATGGATGTTTGATGGCAAATCCTCCAATACCGCCTGAACAACAACATCTTCCCGTTGATTAATTGTAATTCGTTTTCCGATAGGATTTTCATCAGCAAAATATTTATGGGCCATTTGTTGCGTAATAATGATTGAACCGGGAGAAGCAAAAAAGGCCGAAATACTTCCTTTAGATATGGAAAGAGGAAACAGTTCAAAAAAGTTGGAATCTATATGGAAACCACCATCTTCTTCAAAATTCTTGTCCCGATATTGAAATAGACGTTCACCGTTAATCCTGCTGAAACCAGTCGCAAGTTCAACCTCTGGATAGTCGGTTCCCAGTTTTTCTACAAGAGGAGCAGGCGTACTGGCTACCTGATATAAATCCCCAGCCTGGTTTTGCTCCTGGAAAACTCGATATATATGATCAGCGCGCGGGAAGAACCTGTCATAACTCACTTCATTTAAAATATAAATCCCAATAATCACCCCGCACATGATACCAATACTCAAACCCACCACATTAATGGTGGAATAGGTTTTGTTGCGGACAAGATTCCGCCAGGCAATTTTGATGTAGTTTTTAATCATAATTGTAAGCATTCAGCTGTCAGTCATCAGCTATCAGCTTACTGAAAGCTGACGGCTGATCGCTGATAGCTTGTTAATCATTCACTCCTCAAACTCTTTACCGGGTTAATTAACGCAGCTTTGATGGATTGCCAGCTCACGGTCAGTATGGCAATCAGCAGCGCGGCTCCCCCGGCGATTCCAAAGATTCCCAACCCGATGTCAATTCGGTAAGCAAAACCCGTGAGCCATTGATGCATCAAATACCAGGCAACTGGAACTGCTATGACAAATCCGCTCACTACCAACAGCAAAAAATCACGGCTCAAAA includes:
- a CDS encoding ABC transporter permease, with the protein product MIKNYIKIAWRNLVRNKTYSTINVVGLSIGIMCGVIIGIYILNEVSYDRFFPRADHIYRVFQEQNQAGDLYQVASTPAPLVEKLGTDYPEVELATGFSRINGERLFQYRDKNFEEDGGFHIDSNFFELFPLSISKGSISAFFASPGSIIITQQMAHKYFADENPIGKRITINQREDVVVQAVLEDLPSNIHLTFNYLLPMQNLQGRRDFENWGMNWMYTYIVLKESANPDAFEQKIRPLLSDNIDNPAWQPQLYLQPLTDIHLYSDFDFNTEFAKTSDLQTIYLFGAIGLIIIFISCINFVNLSTARSFERGKEIGVRKVMGASRKQLVYQLIGESMIFAFLSTFIALAITQVSISYFASLSGIPLSLHLLPPEYLIPLILIILFSVGVLSGLYPSFFLSAFSTTNILKGSFKTIEGLGKRRLSLRKILVVSQFALSVMLIIGAIIIRQQMDYVLERNVGFDQEHVIFTPVKAELRNDVRYESLKSTLLQQSSVLQVTQSNSLPINHEGSYSGIEWEGMPEGREDFLMNYLEVDDSFAETFGLEISKGKNFQPRNPGDTLTYYLVNETALKVMQLKDPVGKRLEEGKIVGVVKDFNFQSAFKPIEPLMLRNSPEMFKNFISIKIAPGNMQESLATIGNVFKEFDPEYPFDYHFMDESIEALYNQQITMGKLIDIFAALAILISCLGLFGLSTFTSTQRIKEIGIRKVLGATISDIVNLLSKDFLILIVTGFLIAVPVAWYVMNQWLTDFAYRIEFSMEVFFQAGIIAVLIGLLTVSYHSIKTAMINPAESLRSE